A stretch of the Pseudomonas helvetica genome encodes the following:
- a CDS encoding OmpA family protein: protein MKLKNTLGLAIGSLIAATSFGALAQGQGAVEGEAFWGKTWNHSVDSYENGRTPGVSIGYFLTDDVSVNATYRKDEYTRSDTDTGNQRIKGDHFGLKSQYHFGTVGDAIRPYVEGGVSHGSMTNVAADGHTGRDKSTYLTTGAGAKWYMTDNLYARAGVEADYKLDNGRWDYQALIGLGVNFGGTGGKVAPAPVAPAPAPEPVAEAPVAEVVRVQLDVKFDFNKAVVKPNSYGDVKNLADFMKQYPNTTTVVEGHTDNVGPDAYNQKLSQRRADAVKQVLVKDGVEANRVHSVGYGKSRPIADNSTEAGRAANRRVEAQVEATAK from the coding sequence ATGAAACTGAAAAACACCTTGGGCTTGGCCATTGGTTCTCTTATTGCCGCTACTTCGTTCGGCGCTCTGGCACAAGGCCAAGGCGCGGTCGAAGGGGAAGCATTCTGGGGCAAAACCTGGAACCACAGCGTCGATTCCTACGAGAACGGCCGCACTCCTGGCGTCTCGATCGGCTACTTCCTGACCGATGACGTGTCTGTGAACGCGACCTATCGCAAAGACGAATACACCCGTTCGGACACCGATACTGGCAACCAGCGGATCAAAGGCGATCACTTCGGTCTGAAATCCCAGTACCACTTCGGTACCGTAGGCGACGCTATCCGTCCTTACGTTGAAGGCGGTGTATCCCACGGCAGCATGACCAACGTCGCTGCTGACGGTCACACTGGTCGTGACAAGTCCACCTACCTGACCACTGGCGCTGGCGCCAAGTGGTACATGACCGACAACCTGTACGCTCGTGCTGGCGTTGAAGCCGACTACAAGCTGGACAACGGTCGTTGGGACTACCAGGCTCTGATCGGCCTGGGTGTTAACTTCGGCGGCACTGGCGGCAAAGTTGCTCCAGCTCCAGTAGCTCCGGCACCGGCTCCAGAGCCAGTTGCAGAAGCTCCAGTTGCTGAAGTTGTTCGCGTTCAACTGGACGTGAAATTCGACTTCAACAAGGCTGTTGTTAAGCCAAACAGCTACGGCGACGTGAAGAACCTGGCTGACTTCATGAAGCAGTACCCGAACACCACCACCGTAGTTGAAGGTCACACCGACAACGTCGGTCCTGACGCTTACAACCAGAAGCTGTCCCAGCGTCGTGCTGACGCTGTTAAGCAAGTTCTGGTCAAAGACGGCGTTGAAGCTAACCGCGTTCACTCGGTTGGTTATGGCAAGTCCCGCCCAATTGCTGACAACAGCACTGAAGCTGGCCGCGCTGCAAACCGTCGCGTAGAAGCGCAGGTTGAAGCTACCGCTAAGTAA
- the cobA gene encoding uroporphyrinogen-III C-methyltransferase, translating into MSAKVWLVGAGPGDPELLTLKAVRALNEADVVLIDDLVNDAVLVHCPQARIIAVGKRGGCRSTPQAFIHRLMLRYARQGKCVVRLKGGDPCIFGRGGEEAQWLREREIEVELVNGITAGLAGATQCDISLTLRGVARGVTLVTAHTQDDSELNWRALAQSGTTLVIYMGVAKLSSIGEQLLAGGMAADTPVAMIENASLPHQRECRSNLTAMQEAAHSFQLKSPAILVIGAVAASDNAKRSQPATASREEFWNANLA; encoded by the coding sequence ATGAGCGCAAAAGTCTGGTTGGTAGGCGCAGGTCCGGGTGACCCTGAATTGCTGACCCTCAAAGCTGTACGGGCGCTGAACGAAGCCGATGTAGTGCTGATCGATGACCTGGTCAACGACGCAGTGCTGGTGCATTGCCCGCAGGCACGGATCATTGCGGTCGGCAAACGTGGTGGCTGTCGCTCTACTCCGCAGGCATTCATTCATCGCTTGATGCTGCGTTATGCCCGCCAAGGCAAGTGTGTGGTGCGGCTCAAGGGCGGCGATCCGTGCATTTTCGGGCGTGGCGGTGAAGAAGCGCAGTGGCTGCGCGAGCGCGAGATTGAAGTGGAGTTGGTCAATGGCATCACCGCAGGCCTGGCCGGCGCAACGCAATGCGATATTTCCCTGACCCTGCGCGGCGTTGCCCGCGGCGTAACCCTGGTCACCGCGCACACTCAGGACGACAGCGAGCTTAACTGGCGAGCCTTGGCCCAAAGCGGTACGACACTGGTGATTTACATGGGCGTAGCGAAACTGAGCTCAATTGGCGAGCAATTGCTCGCCGGTGGGATGGCGGCTGATACGCCCGTGGCGATGATTGAAAACGCTTCATTGCCTCACCAGCGCGAATGTCGGAGCAACCTGACGGCAATGCAGGAAGCCGCCCACAGCTTCCAACTGAAAAGCCCGGCGATCCTGGTGATCGGTGCGGTGGCTGCCAGTGACAATGCCAAGAGATCGCAGCCTGCAACAGCTTCTAGAGAAGAGTTCTGGAACGCTAACCTGGCGTAA